The Pseudolabrys sp. FHR47 genome contains a region encoding:
- the bfr gene encoding bacterioferritin, with the protein MKGESKVIEYLNKALRHELTAVNQYWLHYRLLDNWGLKDLAKQWRKESIEEMEHADKLIERIIFFDGFPNMQVLDPLHIGQDVKEILDCDLAAEISARALYQEAAHYCNGVKDYVTRDLFEKLMSDEEHHIDFLETQLDLVAKLGVQLYSQHHIGEMGEDH; encoded by the coding sequence ATCCAAGGTCATCGAGTATCTCAACAAGGCGCTGCGCCACGAACTGACCGCGGTCAATCAGTACTGGCTGCACTACCGCCTGCTCGACAACTGGGGCCTCAAGGATCTTGCCAAGCAGTGGCGCAAGGAATCGATCGAGGAGATGGAACACGCGGACAAGCTGATCGAGCGGATCATCTTCTTTGACGGCTTCCCCAACATGCAGGTGCTGGACCCGCTGCACATCGGTCAGGACGTCAAGGAAATCCTCGATTGCGATCTGGCCGCCGAGATTTCAGCGCGCGCGCTCTATCAGGAGGCCGCGCACTACTGCAACGGCGTCAAGGACTACGTCACGCGCGATTTGTTCGAGAAGCTGATGTCGGACGAGGAGCATCACATCGACTTCCTCGAGACCCAGCTCGATCTTGTCGCCAAGCTCGGTGTCCAGCTCTATTCGCAGCACCACATCGGCGAGATGGGTGAGGATCACTAA
- a CDS encoding tripartite tricarboxylate transporter substrate binding protein, with amino-acid sequence MLGISTRTGSILRWNLIAAVAAVVCLPQSAAAQEWPSRTITITQTFPGGGMMDFAARAIAHDLTEKLGQTVVVETKVGGAGLLGLQTVGRMAPDGYNFVVSAIGPMVFRPLIDKNFNVDPDKDFEPVIMIGATPNGVLASPKIGVSTVAELKAYAAKQGNKLNIGHPGPGTMGLYCGVMLAEKLGIEGNFISYRGSTQIVQDLLGGQLELGTPAFGPSSMSAKVLAVSSEERLDAVPNVPTLKQAGVDITCATWNAIYAPAGTPKPIIAKLNAAIDAFLKKPETKKLLAEIGMAPWGGPPERVTKQMVEDRKTWSAIVTRLESTTPK; translated from the coding sequence ATGTTGGGCATATCAACGCGCACAGGATCGATCCTGCGCTGGAACTTGATCGCGGCCGTTGCCGCTGTCGTCTGCCTGCCGCAGTCCGCCGCCGCGCAGGAATGGCCCTCGCGGACGATCACGATTACGCAGACATTTCCTGGCGGTGGCATGATGGATTTTGCCGCGCGCGCCATCGCGCACGATCTGACCGAGAAGCTGGGCCAGACCGTCGTGGTCGAAACCAAGGTCGGCGGTGCCGGTTTGCTCGGTTTGCAGACCGTCGGCCGCATGGCGCCGGACGGCTATAATTTTGTCGTCTCGGCGATCGGGCCGATGGTGTTCCGGCCACTGATCGACAAGAACTTCAATGTCGATCCGGACAAGGACTTCGAGCCGGTCATTATGATCGGTGCGACGCCGAATGGTGTGCTAGCTTCGCCGAAGATCGGCGTGTCCACGGTGGCCGAACTCAAGGCCTATGCCGCCAAGCAGGGCAATAAGCTCAACATTGGTCATCCCGGTCCCGGCACCATGGGGCTTTATTGCGGCGTGATGCTGGCCGAGAAGCTCGGCATCGAAGGCAACTTCATTTCGTATCGCGGCTCGACGCAGATTGTGCAGGATCTGCTCGGCGGCCAGCTTGAACTGGGCACGCCCGCCTTTGGTCCGAGTTCGATGTCGGCCAAGGTGCTTGCCGTTTCAAGCGAGGAACGCCTGGATGCCGTGCCCAATGTGCCGACGCTGAAACAGGCCGGAGTCGATATTACCTGCGCCACCTGGAATGCCATTTATGCGCCGGCCGGCACGCCGAAGCCGATCATCGCCAAGCTCAATGCCGCGATCGATGCGTTTCTGAAGAAGCCCGAGACGAAAAAGCTGTTAGCCGAGATTGGCATGGCGCCATGGGGCGGGCCGCCGGAACGCGTGACGAAACAGATGGTAGAAGACCGCAAGACCTGGTCCGCGATCGTCACGCGCCTGGAAAGCACCACGCCGAAATAG